The following proteins are co-located in the Vigna angularis cultivar LongXiaoDou No.4 chromosome 2, ASM1680809v1, whole genome shotgun sequence genome:
- the LOC108327283 gene encoding uncharacterized protein LOC108327283, translated as MRRKHEREMRALRAEREPPERTASNRENANEASHNHVSPNGQAKGEPTPLQVARPTSLLPFTVTIMQTLMPEKTPPILDKYDGSADPDNHLRTFCNSMAFYTDSDLIMCRAFSLSLKEEALEWYHTLPPNSVDCFATVEDLFRRQYASNRKQEITPVDLINTKQEKGETLKAFMKRYTETARRVREVDQSFIINNLPSCMRPGYFAEKLYARPPKTMEELQDRTTEFIRMEEMRLTQKKRQQEREAGGSGKDGKRPFGNNDKNKEFPRPFKFHHYTTLNTPRAKVLEEACRAELITPLRKPSPRNADKRRNCRYHQNHGHDTEDCITVKNEIESLIRAGHLQRYVKEARYDPPEKGYARRNPDLSSRKDERRHGYSRSPSRSRERSVRGVIN; from the coding sequence ATGCGGCGGAAGCATGAGAGGGAGATGAGGGCGCTAAGGGCCGAGCGGGAACCTCCCGAGCGGACCGCCTCAAATCGAGAAAACGCTAATGAGGCAAGCCACAATCATGTCAGTCCGAACGGTCAAGCTAAAGGGGAACCGACACCCTTGCAGGTCGCCCGACCAACCAGTCTATTGCCTTTCACGGTAACAATCATGCAGACGCTAATGCCCGAAAAGACTCCCCCCATATTAGATAAGTATGATGGTTCTGCTGATCCGGACAACCATTTAAGAACGTTCTGTAATTCAATGGCGTTCTATACAGATAGTGACCTTATCATGTGTAGAGCATTCTCATTGTCACTAAAGGAAGAGGCCTTAGAATGGTACCATACTCTTCCTCCCAACTCAGTGGATTGTTTCGCTACTGTGGAAGACCTCTTTAGGAGACAATATGCTTCCAATCGAAAACAGGAGATAACACCAGTGGATTTAATAAACACTAAGCAGGAGAAaggagaaactttgaaggcctTTATGAAGAGATATACTGAAACTGCGCGACGAGTTAGAGAGGTAGAccaatcttttattattaataatctgCCTTCATGTATGAGACCAGGATATTTTGCGGAGAAATTGTATGCGCGGCCTCCAAAAACGATGGAGGAACTCCAAGACCGAACAACTGAATTCATCCGAATGGAGGAAATGCGCTTGACGCAGAAGAAGCGACAGCAAGAAAGAGAGGCTGGCGGAAGTGGAAAGGACGGCAAACGACCGTTCGGCAATAACGATAAGAATAAAGAGTTTCCCAGGCCATTCAAGTTTCACCATTATACAACACTCAACACGCCAAGAGCAAAGGTTCTTGAAGAAGCCTGTAGAGCAGAACTTATCACACCTTTAAGAAAGCCATCTCCAAGAAATGCagacaaaagaagaaattgtCGTTATCACCAAAACCATGGACATGACACCGAAGACTGCATCACggtaaaaaatgaaatagagaGTCTTATCCGGGCAGGACATCTACAAAGGTATGTAAAGGAAGCAAGATACGACCCCCCTGAGAAGGGATACGCCAGAAGGAACCCCGACCTGTCGAGCAGGAAAGACGAACGACGACATGGCTATAGTCGCAGTCCCAGTCGTAGTCGAGAACGGTCGGTTCGTGGAGTGATTAACTAA